The following coding sequences lie in one Arachis ipaensis cultivar K30076 chromosome B05, Araip1.1, whole genome shotgun sequence genomic window:
- the LOC107645033 gene encoding sucrose transport protein SUC8-like isoform X5: MESPTKSSLQLETATTTNITPILKIISVASVAAGIQFGWALQLSLLTPYVQLLGVPHVWASFIWLCGPISGMVVQPIVGYYSDRCNSRLGRRKPFIITGALSVIIAVFLIGYAADLGHSFGDDITKKTRPRAVAIFVIGFWVLDVANNMLQGPCRAFLGDLSAGDEGKIRMANAFFSFFMAIGNILGYAAGSYENLHKAFPFSNTEACDKFCANLKSCFFISILLLLTLAGLAMFFVEDVPLSEAKKNEDIEGTEDSSRSAGCFGEIVGALKELKKPMWILMLVTAINWIGWFPFFLFNTDWMGKEVYGGNVGDEAYDKGVRAGSLGLMINAIVLAVMSLGVEPASNIMGGAKNLWGIVNFILSGGLLSTIYITKVAEFDRHRAGHYVPPATGVRVGAMTFFAIIGIPLAINFSVPFALASVYSATSGAGQGLSLGVLNLAIVIPQMIVSTVSGQVDAWFGGGNLPAFVMGAIAAAVSGAMAIVMLPSIKKSDAAKASMVVGGGH; encoded by the exons ATGGAGTCCCCAACGAAGAGCTCACTTCAGCTGGAGACGGCTACAACGACGAATATCACACCCATTTTGAAGATTATTTCAGTTGCATCCGTTGCAGCTGGCATTCAGTTTGGGTGGGCCCTACAACTGTCCCTGCTCACACCATACGTCCAACTGTTGGGGGTCCCACATGTGTGGGCCTCCTTCATTTGGCTGTGTGGTCCCATCTCCGGGATGGTAGTCCAGCCCATTGTGGGATACTACAGTGATCGTTGCAACTCAAGACTTGGCCGTCGTAAACCTTTTATTATCACTGGAGCCCTTTCTGTCATCATCGCCGTCTTTCTCATCGGATACGCTGCTGACCTCGGTCACTCCTTCGGCGACGACATTACGAAGAAAACCCGCCCTCGAGCTGTTGCCATATTCGTCATCGGCTTTTGGGTTCTAGACGTGGCCAACAATATGCTCCAAGGGCCTTGCCGCGCCTTCTTGGGCGACCTGTCTGCCGGAGACGAAGGCAAGATCCGAATGGCCAAtgccttcttctccttcttcatgGCGATAGGTAACATCCTCGGCTACGCGGCAGGTTCATATGAAAACCTACACAAAGCGTTTCCATTCTCGAACACGGAGGCTTGTGACAAGTTCTGCGCTAACCTCAAGAGCTGCTTCTTCATCTCCATCCTTCTCCTCCTTACCCTGGCCGGCCTTGCCATGTTCTTCGTTGAAGATGTTCCCCTCTCAGAGGCCAAGAAAAATGAGGACATTGAAGGCACTGAGGACTCTTCTCGTTCGGCAGGATGCTTTGGAGAAATCGTTGGGGCGTTGAAGGAGCTGAAGAAGCCAATGTGGATCTTAATGCTTGTAACAGCTATCAACTGGATCGGTTGGTTCCCATTCTTCTTGTTCAACACCGACTGGATGGGGAAGGAGGTGTACGGTGGTAATGTGGGTGACGAGGCCTACGACAAGGGTGTCCGCGCTGGATCGTTGGGTTTGATGATAAACGCCATCGTTTTGGCAGTTATGTCATTGGGGGTTGAACCAGCTAGCAATATCATGGGTGGAGCAAAGAACCTTTGGGGTATTGTTAACTTCATCCTTTCCGGTGGATTGCTTTCTACTATTTACATCACCAAGGTCGCTGAGTTTGACCGCCATCGTGCCGGCCATTATGTTCCTCCAGCTACCGGCGTAAGGGTTGGTGCCATGACTTTCTTCGCCATCATCGGTATTCCACTTGCG ATAAATTTCAGCGTTCCGTTTGCTCTAGCATCAGTCTACTCAGCCACCAGTGGAGCAGGCCAAGGCTTGTCTCTTGGGGTTCTCAATCTTGCCATTGTGATCCCACAg ATGATAGTGTCAACAGTGAGTGGACAAGTAGATGCCTGGTTCGGCGGTGGGAACTTGCCTGCTTTCGTGATGGGTGCGATAGCGGCGGCTGTGAGTGGTGCAATGGCAATTGTCATGCTTCCGTCCATAAAGAAATCTGATGCGGCCAAAGCTTCTATGGTCGTTGGTGGCGGACACTGA
- the LOC110272178 gene encoding uncharacterized protein LOC110272178, with the protein MAHERCRHLSSLSPLSASHHLPYHPFPLNPLFVSHQLPSRLPSPLTSLRVTTVLHYFSPLDDDELTTLSDNEREVRRRFFDPQRRRLVFLSWSRRCCPRSSSSSLPLVFFFFSSLTSAQAQSTYCLSLYEHYIATRHTMHIYSQALEKLPPHIQQVNMESNGKGVLIDGVPLPFEAGEVAGSNHDELMSIFFLHIQMPLPMRSVVGTVMDSYCLYDMFPS; encoded by the exons ATGGCTCACGAACGGTGTCGCCACCTTTCCTCTCTCAGCCCTCTCTCTGCCTCTCACCATCTGCCATATCACCCTTTTCCTCTCAACCCTCTCTTTGTCTCTCACCAGCTACCGTCACGGCTTCCGTCACCACTCACCAGCCTTAGAGTCACGACG GTGCTGCACTACTTCTCGCCTCTCGATGATGACGAGTTGACGACTCTCAGCGACAACGAACGCGAAGTGCGACGACGCTTCTTTGATCCTCAACGACGACGATTGGTTTTCCTGTCTTGGTCACGACGGTGTTGTCCCCGGTCGTCCTCTTCTTCTCTGCCGctagtcttcttcttcttctcttctttgacCTCTGCTCAAGCTCAG TCCACATATTGCTTGAGTTTGTATGAACACTACATAGCTACTCGGCACACAATGCATATTTATTCTCAAGCCTTGGAGAAGCTTCCCCCACACATTCAACAG GTCAACATGGAAAGTAATGGAAAGGGAGTTTTGATTGATGGGGTACCTCTACCATTTGAAGCTG GTGAGGTAGCAGGGAGCAATCATGATGAGctaatgtcaattttttttttgcacatcCAGATGCCCTTGCCTATGAGAAG TGTAGTAGGTACTGTCATGGATTCTTATTGTTTGTATGATATGTTTCCCTCATGA
- the LOC107645033 gene encoding sucrose transport protein SUC1-like isoform X4 — MSSSNKSTIKNGDTHNSLQLESGSREQPSPIWKLVAVASIAAGIQFGWALQLSLLTPYSQLLGVPHQWSSFIWLCGPISGMIVQPIVGYCSDRCTSKLGRRRPFILAGAAAVAIAVFLIGFAADIGHAFGDNLTKKTRPRAVAIFVIGFWILDVANNMLQGPCRAFLGDLAAGDERKTRLANAFFSFFMAVGSVLGYGAGSINSLHKVFPFTQTKACDVFCADLKSCFFFSILLLLVLTGVALFYVQDKPVLREKSRVGEEEDERSAVVACFGEMLGALKGLKKPMLLLMAVTAINWSAWFSYFLYNTDWMGKEVYGGEVGDQAYKEGVQKGALGLLINSVVLGVMSLGVEPIGRAVGGAKNLWGIVNLILAAGLAMTVYISKAAMHERHLNPRYIGHPSTAVQAGALSFFAILGIPLAMTYTTLF, encoded by the exons ATGAGCTCCTCAAACAAGAGCACTATTAAGAATGGTGACACCCATAACTCCCTTCAACTGGAATCGGGGTCACGAGAACAGCCAAGTCCAATCTGGAAGCTGGTGGCGGTGGCCTCCATCGCCGCTGGAATCCAGTTTGGCTGGGCTCTACAGCTTTCCCTCTTAACACCTTATAGCCAGCTTCTTGGAGTACCTCACCAATGGTCTTCTTTCATCTGGCTTTGTGGCCCCATTTCTGGCATGATTGTCCAGCCCATAGTCGGTTATTGTAGTGACAGATGTACATCCAAACTCGGCCGCCGTAGACCTTTTATCCTTGCAGGCGCCGCTGCCGTTGCCATAGCTGTTTTTCTCATTGGCTTTGCCGCCGACATCGGCCACGCCTTTGGGGACAACCTGACCAAGAAAACCCGTCCACGCGCCGTAGCCATTTTTGTGATCGGATTCTGGATCTTGGACGTGGCGAACAACATGCTCCAAGGCCCCTGTCGAGCGTTTCTTGGTGACCTTGCCGCGGGAGACGAACGGAAAACGAGATTGGCAAATGCGTTTTTTTCATTCTTTATGGCAGTAGGAAGCGTATTGGGTTACGGCGCGGGTTCCATTAACAGCCTCCACAAAGTGTTCCCATTCACGCAAACAAAAGCGTGTGATGTGTTCTGCGCAGACTTGAaaagctgcttcttcttctcaatcctcTTGCTACTGGTGTTAACCGGTGTGGCTCTGTTCTACGTGCAGGACAAGCCCGTATTACGTGAGAAATCACGCGTGGGAGAAGAGGAAGATGAGAGGTCCGCAGTGGTTGCATGCTTCGGAGAAATGTTAGGGGCACTGAAGGGGCTGAAGAAGCCAATGTTATTATTGATGGCAGTTACGGCAATAAACTGGTCGGCGTGGTTCTCATACTTTCTGTACAATACTGATTGGATGGGTAAAGAGGTGTACGGTGGGGAAGTTGGGGATCAAGCGTATAAAGAGGGTGTCCAGAAGGGTGCTTTGGGTCTTTTGATAAACTCAGTGGTTTTGGGTGTTATGTCTTTGGGTGTGGAGCCCATTGGACGTGCGGTTGGTGGTGCCAAGAATCTCTGGGGAATTGTCAATTTAATCCTTGCCGCTGGTTTGGCCATGACTGTTTATATCAGTAAGGCAGCTATGCATGAGCGCCATCTTAACCCGCGCTATATTGGTCATCCCTCCACCGCCGTTCAGGCTGGAGCCTTGTCCTTCTTTGCCATTCTTGGCATTCCCCTTGCG ATGACATACACTacacttttttaa
- the LOC107645033 gene encoding sucrose transport protein SUC5-like isoform X3: MSSSNKSTIKNGDTHNSLQLESGSREQPSPIWKLVAVASIAAGIQFGWALQLSLLTPYSQLLGVPHQWSSFIWLCGPISGMIVQPIVGYCSDRCTSKLGRRRPFILAGAAAVAIAVFLIGFAADIGHAFGDNLTKKTRPRAVAIFVIGFWILDVANNMLQGPCRAFLGDLAAGDERKTRLANAFFSFFMAVGSVLGYGAGSINSLHKVFPFTQTKACDVFCADLKSCFFFSILLLLVLTGVALFYVQDKPVLREKSRVGEEEDERSAVVACFGEMLGALKGLKKPMLLLMAVTAINWSAWFSYFLYNTDWMGKEVYGGEVGDQAYKEGVQKGALGLLINSVVLGVMSLGVEPIGRAVGGAKNLWGIVNLILAAGLAMTVYISKAAMHERHLNPRYIGHPSTAVQAGALSFFAILGIPLAITFSIPFALASIYSSETGAGQDDSGSNQRTMGQIIWRW; this comes from the exons ATGAGCTCCTCAAACAAGAGCACTATTAAGAATGGTGACACCCATAACTCCCTTCAACTGGAATCGGGGTCACGAGAACAGCCAAGTCCAATCTGGAAGCTGGTGGCGGTGGCCTCCATCGCCGCTGGAATCCAGTTTGGCTGGGCTCTACAGCTTTCCCTCTTAACACCTTATAGCCAGCTTCTTGGAGTACCTCACCAATGGTCTTCTTTCATCTGGCTTTGTGGCCCCATTTCTGGCATGATTGTCCAGCCCATAGTCGGTTATTGTAGTGACAGATGTACATCCAAACTCGGCCGCCGTAGACCTTTTATCCTTGCAGGCGCCGCTGCCGTTGCCATAGCTGTTTTTCTCATTGGCTTTGCCGCCGACATCGGCCACGCCTTTGGGGACAACCTGACCAAGAAAACCCGTCCACGCGCCGTAGCCATTTTTGTGATCGGATTCTGGATCTTGGACGTGGCGAACAACATGCTCCAAGGCCCCTGTCGAGCGTTTCTTGGTGACCTTGCCGCGGGAGACGAACGGAAAACGAGATTGGCAAATGCGTTTTTTTCATTCTTTATGGCAGTAGGAAGCGTATTGGGTTACGGCGCGGGTTCCATTAACAGCCTCCACAAAGTGTTCCCATTCACGCAAACAAAAGCGTGTGATGTGTTCTGCGCAGACTTGAaaagctgcttcttcttctcaatcctcTTGCTACTGGTGTTAACCGGTGTGGCTCTGTTCTACGTGCAGGACAAGCCCGTATTACGTGAGAAATCACGCGTGGGAGAAGAGGAAGATGAGAGGTCCGCAGTGGTTGCATGCTTCGGAGAAATGTTAGGGGCACTGAAGGGGCTGAAGAAGCCAATGTTATTATTGATGGCAGTTACGGCAATAAACTGGTCGGCGTGGTTCTCATACTTTCTGTACAATACTGATTGGATGGGTAAAGAGGTGTACGGTGGGGAAGTTGGGGATCAAGCGTATAAAGAGGGTGTCCAGAAGGGTGCTTTGGGTCTTTTGATAAACTCAGTGGTTTTGGGTGTTATGTCTTTGGGTGTGGAGCCCATTGGACGTGCGGTTGGTGGTGCCAAGAATCTCTGGGGAATTGTCAATTTAATCCTTGCCGCTGGTTTGGCCATGACTGTTTATATCAGTAAGGCAGCTATGCATGAGCGCCATCTTAACCCGCGCTATATTGGTCATCCCTCCACCGCCGTTCAGGCTGGAGCCTTGTCCTTCTTTGCCATTCTTGGCATTCCCCTTGCG ATAACATTTAGCATCCCATTTGCACTAGCATCCATCTACTCAAGTGAAACGGGTGCAGGACAAG ATGATAGTGGCAGCAATCAGCGGACCATGGGACAAATTATTTGGAGGTGGTAA
- the LOC107645033 gene encoding sucrose transport protein SUC8-like isoform X2: MSSSNKSTIKNGDTHNSLQLESGSREQPSPIWKLVAVASIAAGIQFGWALQLSLLTPYSQLLGVPHQWSSFIWLCGPISGMIVQPIVGYCSDRCTSKLGRRRPFILAGAAAVAIAVFLIGFAADIGHAFGDNLTKKTRPRAVAIFVIGFWILDVANNMLQGPCRAFLGDLAAGDERKTRLANAFFSFFMAVGSVLGYGAGSINSLHKVFPFTQTKACDVFCADLKSCFFFSILLLLVLTGVALFYVQDKPVLREKSRVGEEEDERSAVVACFGEMLGALKGLKKPMLLLMAVTAINWSAWFSYFLYNTDWMGKEVYGGEVGDQAYKEGVQKGALGLLINSVVLGVMSLGVEPIGRAVGGAKNLWGIVNLILAAGLAMTVYISKAAMHERHLNPRYIGHPSTAVQAGALSFFAILGIPLAINFSVPFALASVYSATSGAGQGLSLGVLNLAIVIPQMIVSTVSGQVDAWFGGGNLPAFVMGAIAAAVSGAMAIVMLPSIKKSDAAKASMVVGGGH; encoded by the exons ATGAGCTCCTCAAACAAGAGCACTATTAAGAATGGTGACACCCATAACTCCCTTCAACTGGAATCGGGGTCACGAGAACAGCCAAGTCCAATCTGGAAGCTGGTGGCGGTGGCCTCCATCGCCGCTGGAATCCAGTTTGGCTGGGCTCTACAGCTTTCCCTCTTAACACCTTATAGCCAGCTTCTTGGAGTACCTCACCAATGGTCTTCTTTCATCTGGCTTTGTGGCCCCATTTCTGGCATGATTGTCCAGCCCATAGTCGGTTATTGTAGTGACAGATGTACATCCAAACTCGGCCGCCGTAGACCTTTTATCCTTGCAGGCGCCGCTGCCGTTGCCATAGCTGTTTTTCTCATTGGCTTTGCCGCCGACATCGGCCACGCCTTTGGGGACAACCTGACCAAGAAAACCCGTCCACGCGCCGTAGCCATTTTTGTGATCGGATTCTGGATCTTGGACGTGGCGAACAACATGCTCCAAGGCCCCTGTCGAGCGTTTCTTGGTGACCTTGCCGCGGGAGACGAACGGAAAACGAGATTGGCAAATGCGTTTTTTTCATTCTTTATGGCAGTAGGAAGCGTATTGGGTTACGGCGCGGGTTCCATTAACAGCCTCCACAAAGTGTTCCCATTCACGCAAACAAAAGCGTGTGATGTGTTCTGCGCAGACTTGAaaagctgcttcttcttctcaatcctcTTGCTACTGGTGTTAACCGGTGTGGCTCTGTTCTACGTGCAGGACAAGCCCGTATTACGTGAGAAATCACGCGTGGGAGAAGAGGAAGATGAGAGGTCCGCAGTGGTTGCATGCTTCGGAGAAATGTTAGGGGCACTGAAGGGGCTGAAGAAGCCAATGTTATTATTGATGGCAGTTACGGCAATAAACTGGTCGGCGTGGTTCTCATACTTTCTGTACAATACTGATTGGATGGGTAAAGAGGTGTACGGTGGGGAAGTTGGGGATCAAGCGTATAAAGAGGGTGTCCAGAAGGGTGCTTTGGGTCTTTTGATAAACTCAGTGGTTTTGGGTGTTATGTCTTTGGGTGTGGAGCCCATTGGACGTGCGGTTGGTGGTGCCAAGAATCTCTGGGGAATTGTCAATTTAATCCTTGCCGCTGGTTTGGCCATGACTGTTTATATCAGTAAGGCAGCTATGCATGAGCGCCATCTTAACCCGCGCTATATTGGTCATCCCTCCACCGCCGTTCAGGCTGGAGCCTTGTCCTTCTTTGCCATTCTTGGCATTCCCCTTGCG ATAAATTTCAGCGTTCCGTTTGCTCTAGCATCAGTCTACTCAGCCACCAGTGGAGCAGGCCAAGGCTTGTCTCTTGGGGTTCTCAATCTTGCCATTGTGATCCCACAg ATGATAGTGTCAACAGTGAGTGGACAAGTAGATGCCTGGTTCGGCGGTGGGAACTTGCCTGCTTTCGTGATGGGTGCGATAGCGGCGGCTGTGAGTGGTGCAATGGCAATTGTCATGCTTCCGTCCATAAAGAAATCTGATGCGGCCAAAGCTTCTATGGTCGTTGGTGGCGGACACTGA
- the LOC107645033 gene encoding sucrose transport protein SUC8-like isoform X1 yields MSSSNKSTIKNGDTHNSLQLESGSREQPSPIWKLVAVASIAAGIQFGWALQLSLLTPYSQLLGVPHQWSSFIWLCGPISGMIVQPIVGYCSDRCTSKLGRRRPFILAGAAAVAIAVFLIGFAADIGHAFGDNLTKKTRPRAVAIFVIGFWILDVANNMLQGPCRAFLGDLAAGDERKTRLANAFFSFFMAVGSVLGYGAGSINSLHKVFPFTQTKACDVFCADLKSCFFFSILLLLVLTGVALFYVQDKPVLREKSRVGEEEDERSAVVACFGEMLGALKGLKKPMLLLMAVTAINWSAWFSYFLYNTDWMGKEVYGGEVGDQAYKEGVQKGALGLLINSVVLGVMSLGVEPIGRAVGGAKNLWGIVNLILAAGLAMTVYISKAAMHERHLNPRYIGHPSTAVQAGALSFFAILGIPLAITFSIPFALASIYSSETGAGQGLSLGVLNLAIVIPQMIVAAISGPWDKLFGGGNLPAFVAGAVAAAVSSIMAFFMLPSTKQSEAAKAALPMGGFH; encoded by the exons ATGAGCTCCTCAAACAAGAGCACTATTAAGAATGGTGACACCCATAACTCCCTTCAACTGGAATCGGGGTCACGAGAACAGCCAAGTCCAATCTGGAAGCTGGTGGCGGTGGCCTCCATCGCCGCTGGAATCCAGTTTGGCTGGGCTCTACAGCTTTCCCTCTTAACACCTTATAGCCAGCTTCTTGGAGTACCTCACCAATGGTCTTCTTTCATCTGGCTTTGTGGCCCCATTTCTGGCATGATTGTCCAGCCCATAGTCGGTTATTGTAGTGACAGATGTACATCCAAACTCGGCCGCCGTAGACCTTTTATCCTTGCAGGCGCCGCTGCCGTTGCCATAGCTGTTTTTCTCATTGGCTTTGCCGCCGACATCGGCCACGCCTTTGGGGACAACCTGACCAAGAAAACCCGTCCACGCGCCGTAGCCATTTTTGTGATCGGATTCTGGATCTTGGACGTGGCGAACAACATGCTCCAAGGCCCCTGTCGAGCGTTTCTTGGTGACCTTGCCGCGGGAGACGAACGGAAAACGAGATTGGCAAATGCGTTTTTTTCATTCTTTATGGCAGTAGGAAGCGTATTGGGTTACGGCGCGGGTTCCATTAACAGCCTCCACAAAGTGTTCCCATTCACGCAAACAAAAGCGTGTGATGTGTTCTGCGCAGACTTGAaaagctgcttcttcttctcaatcctcTTGCTACTGGTGTTAACCGGTGTGGCTCTGTTCTACGTGCAGGACAAGCCCGTATTACGTGAGAAATCACGCGTGGGAGAAGAGGAAGATGAGAGGTCCGCAGTGGTTGCATGCTTCGGAGAAATGTTAGGGGCACTGAAGGGGCTGAAGAAGCCAATGTTATTATTGATGGCAGTTACGGCAATAAACTGGTCGGCGTGGTTCTCATACTTTCTGTACAATACTGATTGGATGGGTAAAGAGGTGTACGGTGGGGAAGTTGGGGATCAAGCGTATAAAGAGGGTGTCCAGAAGGGTGCTTTGGGTCTTTTGATAAACTCAGTGGTTTTGGGTGTTATGTCTTTGGGTGTGGAGCCCATTGGACGTGCGGTTGGTGGTGCCAAGAATCTCTGGGGAATTGTCAATTTAATCCTTGCCGCTGGTTTGGCCATGACTGTTTATATCAGTAAGGCAGCTATGCATGAGCGCCATCTTAACCCGCGCTATATTGGTCATCCCTCCACCGCCGTTCAGGCTGGAGCCTTGTCCTTCTTTGCCATTCTTGGCATTCCCCTTGCG ATAACATTTAGCATCCCATTTGCACTAGCATCCATCTACTCAAGTGAAACGGGTGCAGGACAAG GTTTATCTCTGGGAGTTCTCAATCTTGCAATTGTAATTCCACAG ATGATAGTGGCAGCAATCAGCGGACCATGGGACAAATTATTTGGAGGTGGTAATTTGCCGGCGTTTGTAGCAGGTGCGGTGGCGGCTGCCGTGAGTAGCATAATGGCATTTTTTATGTTGCCGTCTACGAAGCAATCAGAAGCGGCTAAAGCTGCACTTCCCATGGGCGGTTTCCATTAG
- the LOC107645032 gene encoding scarecrow-like protein 21, whose amino-acid sequence MEDYSEEDYEFLNLSLSVTTPSSRETNMIMKKKKKNYEAKILRLLQVRENMLRQDHHNHHHHLQRRKPGTNNNNNLIHLLLTTATAIDEDSNNIAASLDNLTDLYQTVSLTGDSVERVVAYFADGLAARLLTKKSPFYDMLMEEPTCEEEFLAFTDLYRVSPYYQFAHFTANQAILEAFEEEEDRNNRSIHVIDFDVSYGFQWPSLIQSLSEKASSGNRISLRITGFGTTLKELQETESRLVSFSKGFGNLVFEFQGLLRGSRITNLRKKKNESVAVNLVSYLNSASNSSLLMNFSDTLGFVRSLRPSVVVLVKQEGSRSIRTFLSRFTESLHYFAAMFDSLDDCLPLESAERLRIEKKLLGKEIKSMLNCDMDMDGVDCPKYERMEAWKARMENHGFVAMKMSSKSLMQAKLLLKMRTHYYYSPPLQFDDDAAAAAGGGFRISERDQGRAISLGWQNRFLLTVSAWQLPLSSS is encoded by the coding sequence atggAAGACTACTCAGAGGAAGATTATGAGTTCCTGAACCTTAGCCTTTCAGTTACTACTCCTTCTTCTAGGGAAACCAACATGatcatgaagaaaaagaagaagaactaTGAAGCCAAGATCTTGAGGCTCCTCCAAGTCAGGGAAAACATGCTAAGACAAGATCACCATAACCACCATCACCACCTCCAAAGAAGAAAACCAggcaccaacaacaacaacaatctcaTCCACTTGCTCCTCACAACGGCCACCGCCATTGACGAAGACAGCAACAACATTGCTGCATCTCTTGACAATCTCACAGATCTGTACCAAACAGTTTCCCTAACAGGTGATTCAGTTGAGCGTGTCGTGGCGTATTTCGCCGATGGCCTCGCCGCCAGGCTCCTCACAAAGAAATCTCCATTCTATGACATGCTCATGGAGGAGCCAACATGTGAAGAAGAGTTTCTTGCATTCACAGATCTCTATAGAGTCTCACCTTACTACCAATTCGCTCATTTCACTGCAAACCAAGCAATCTTAGAAgcctttgaagaagaagaagacaggaaCAACCGTTCAATCCATGTCATTGACTTTGACGTCTCCTACGGATTCCAATGGCCTTCTCTAATCCAATCACTCTCAGAGAAAGCTTCAAGCGGAAACCGCATATCTCTAAGGATCACCGGATTCGGCACCACTCTGAAGGAGCTTCAAGAAACGGAGTCCAGATTGGTGAGCTTCTCCAAAGGCTTCGGTAACCTTGTGTTCGAGTTTCAAGGGTTGTTGAGAGGGTCCAGGATCACGAatctgaggaagaagaagaacgagaGTGTTGCAGTGAACCTTGTTTCATACCTCAACAGTGCGAGTAACAGCAGTTTGTTGATGAATTTCTCTGACACATTGGGATTCGTACGGTCTCTCAGGCCTTCGGTTGTGGTGCTGGTGAAGCAAGAAGGTAGCAGGAGCATTAGAACGTTCTTGTCTCGGTTCACAGAGTCATTGCATTACTTTGCCGCCATGTTTGATTCCCTTGATGATTGTCTTCCGCTCGAGAGCGCAGAGAGGTTGAGGATTGAGAAGAAGCTTCTCGGGAAAGAGATCAAGAGCATGCTCAACTGTGACATGGACATGGACGGCGTGGATTGTCCCAAGTATGAGAGGATGGAAGCGTGGAAAGCCAGAATGGAGAATCATGGTTTTGTTGCCATGAAGATGAGCTCCAAATCTCTCATGCAAGCTAAGCTTCTTCTCAAGATGAGGACTCATTATTACTATTCTCCACCACTTCAATTTGATGATGATGCCGCCGCCGCCGCCGGCGGTGGTTTCAGGATTTCTGAAAGGGACCAGGGTAGAGCCATTTCTTTGGGGTGGCAGAATAGGTTTCTTCTCACTGTGTCCGCATGGCAATTACCACTTTCATCATCATAA